A part of Silvimonas soli genomic DNA contains:
- a CDS encoding FAD-dependent oxidoreductase: protein MITTDTALAPNAIPPELAGLDPLANSSEAPFSALEPRHHQRFPHLTAAEIERMRSFGTVHEYAAQTLLFETGHTGPGMFVILEGRVQIISHDGLGNSTNIVEQGPSEFMAEVGQLSGKPALVDGLALTPVRTLLIAPERLRALIVAEAELGERIMRALILRRVGLLEKGRGLVLVGGDSDGKLHGLQSFLRRNAYPHTVMDAHSDADVVQLLERTATKPSDFPLVICPDGSILRAPNEGELASHLGLLPEFAPDFVYDVIVVGAGPAGLAAAVYAASEGLSVAVFDCRAPGGQAGASSRIENYLGFPTGISGQALAGRALVQAQKFGAHLAIPLEVKALHCDSQPLALELKDGRRIPTRTLVIASGAVYRRPAIDQLERYEGRGVYYWASPVEAKLCRDEEVMLVGGGNSAGQAAVYLAAHAAKVHVIIRAPNLQASMSRYLIERLAALPNIIMHPHSEITGFEGDEHGLTTVGYRTTRANDQVENNSMPLRHVFLFIGADPNTDWLRSCSVRIDNKGFVPTGQDAAGTGFIPSHPLETSVKGVFAIGDVRSGSTKRVAAAVGEGAAVVAQIHAFLALAQN, encoded by the coding sequence ATGATCACCACCGACACCGCGCTTGCGCCCAACGCCATCCCGCCGGAACTGGCCGGGCTGGACCCGTTGGCCAATAGCTCCGAAGCCCCGTTTTCCGCGCTGGAGCCACGCCATCATCAGCGTTTTCCACATCTGACTGCCGCCGAGATCGAGCGCATGCGCAGCTTCGGCACAGTTCACGAATACGCCGCGCAGACCTTGCTATTTGAAACCGGCCACACCGGCCCGGGCATGTTTGTCATTCTGGAAGGCCGGGTACAAATCATCTCGCATGACGGTTTGGGCAATTCCACCAATATCGTGGAACAAGGCCCGAGCGAGTTCATGGCGGAAGTCGGTCAGCTATCGGGCAAACCGGCGCTGGTTGATGGCCTGGCGTTAACGCCGGTACGCACACTGCTGATTGCGCCGGAACGGCTGCGTGCGTTGATTGTGGCTGAAGCGGAGCTGGGCGAACGCATCATGCGCGCCTTGATCTTGCGTCGGGTTGGCTTGCTGGAAAAAGGTCGCGGATTGGTGCTGGTCGGCGGTGATTCCGATGGCAAGCTGCACGGTTTGCAGAGCTTTTTGCGCCGTAACGCCTACCCCCATACGGTGATGGATGCCCACTCAGACGCCGATGTCGTGCAGTTACTCGAACGCACCGCCACCAAGCCCAGCGATTTCCCGCTAGTGATTTGCCCGGACGGCAGCATTCTGCGGGCGCCGAACGAAGGCGAACTAGCCTCGCATCTGGGGCTATTGCCGGAGTTTGCACCCGACTTTGTTTACGACGTCATCGTGGTCGGCGCGGGGCCTGCCGGGTTGGCGGCAGCGGTTTACGCTGCATCGGAAGGTTTGTCAGTGGCCGTGTTTGATTGCCGCGCGCCCGGTGGCCAGGCCGGAGCCAGTTCCCGCATTGAGAACTACCTGGGCTTCCCGACCGGCATTTCGGGCCAGGCATTGGCCGGGCGGGCGCTGGTGCAGGCGCAGAAATTTGGCGCGCATTTGGCGATCCCGCTGGAAGTCAAAGCCCTGCATTGCGACAGCCAGCCGCTGGCGCTGGAATTAAAAGATGGTCGCCGCATTCCCACGCGCACCCTGGTCATTGCCAGCGGCGCTGTGTACCGGCGACCGGCGATTGACCAGCTTGAGCGCTATGAAGGACGCGGCGTGTATTACTGGGCATCACCAGTTGAGGCCAAACTGTGCCGTGATGAAGAAGTCATGCTGGTTGGCGGTGGCAATTCGGCGGGCCAGGCTGCTGTTTATCTGGCCGCGCATGCCGCCAAAGTGCACGTGATCATTCGCGCGCCCAATTTGCAGGCCAGTATGTCGCGTTATCTGATTGAGCGACTGGCCGCGCTGCCGAACATCATCATGCATCCGCATTCCGAGATCACGGGTTTTGAAGGCGATGAACATGGCCTGACTACCGTGGGCTATCGCACCACGCGCGCCAATGACCAAGTGGAAAACAATAGCATGCCGCTACGCCATGTATTTCTGTTTATCGGTGCCGACCCGAATACCGACTGGCTGCGCAGTTGCAGCGTGCGTATTGATAACAAAGGCTTTGTACCGACCGGGCAAGATGCCGCCGGCACCGGGTTTATCCCGTCGCATCCACTGGAAACCAGTGTGAAAGGCGTGTTTGCGATTGGCGACGTGCGCTCCGGTTCGACTAAACGCGTGGCGGCGGCGGTGGGTGAAGGAGCCGCGGTGGTGGCCCAGATTCACGCTTTTCTGGCCCTCGCTCAAAACTGA
- a CDS encoding DUF2127 domain-containing protein: protein MTDPAHPASSQHTGHLAKGQRAMRAIAAFEAVKGIAALAAGIGLLSFVHHDIRHLALELIGHVGLSPYAKYPAVLLHYADMLHDANVRLLILGALAYVAIRLGEAWGLWYDRPWAQWLGAISGAIYVPFELRHLLDHPTIISALVLFGNVAIVVFLALRVWRQRQAQRHARD from the coding sequence ATGACCGACCCAGCGCACCCAGCTTCAAGCCAGCACACTGGCCATCTGGCAAAGGGCCAGCGCGCCATGCGGGCAATTGCTGCCTTTGAGGCAGTCAAGGGCATTGCGGCGCTGGCGGCGGGAATCGGACTACTCAGCTTTGTGCATCACGATATCCGGCATCTGGCGCTGGAATTGATTGGCCACGTTGGCCTGAGCCCCTACGCCAAATATCCTGCCGTGTTGCTGCATTACGCCGACATGCTGCATGACGCCAACGTGCGGTTGCTGATTCTGGGCGCGCTGGCTTACGTGGCAATCCGTTTGGGCGAAGCCTGGGGCTTATGGTACGACCGGCCTTGGGCGCAATGGCTGGGCGCTATTTCTGGCGCAATCTATGTGCCGTTCGAATTGCGCCATTTGCTGGATCATCCAACCATCATCAGCGCTTTGGTCTTGTTCGGTAACGTCGCCATTGTGGTGTTTCTCGCGCTGCGGGTGTGGCGGCAGCGGCAGGCGCAACGGCACGCAAGAGATTGA
- a CDS encoding NRAMP family divalent metal transporter, which produces MAQSEKQQRWWQQLGPGVITGAADDDPSGIATYSQAGAAYRFDALWTLLLSFPLMYSIQAISARIGRTTGHGLATNLRRHYSPWLFYVIVLPMFVANVINIGADLSAMGDSAALLLGGRGKHLFMVGFGLVCTVAIVMVPYWRYARILKWLTLTLFAYVAVIFTITVPWGQMLHGTVLPHLKWDSKYITTVVAILGTTISPYLFFWQASQEVEEIRKDPEREALLRAPEQGAAAKARIHSDTLIGMGFSTLIAYCIMVSTAVTLNMHGVTDISTTAQAAQALKPIAGPFAFALFAAGIIGTGLLGVPVLAASAAYAIAGTLRWKNSLEDHASKAPRFYLVIALAIAVGIAMNLIHIDPMKALFWSAVINGVVAVPIMIILMLMCANGKVMGQFVVTGIVRVLGWIATLVMAVAVVAMFVLM; this is translated from the coding sequence ATGGCACAGAGCGAAAAGCAGCAACGCTGGTGGCAGCAATTGGGCCCGGGGGTTATTACCGGCGCTGCCGATGATGATCCCAGCGGCATTGCCACGTATTCCCAAGCCGGCGCTGCATATCGTTTTGATGCCTTGTGGACGCTGTTGCTGTCTTTTCCGCTGATGTATTCCATTCAGGCGATCTCCGCACGCATTGGCCGCACCACCGGCCACGGTCTGGCGACCAACCTGCGCCGCCATTATTCACCCTGGTTGTTTTATGTGATTGTTTTGCCGATGTTTGTGGCGAATGTGATCAATATCGGCGCTGATCTCTCCGCCATGGGGGACAGCGCCGCGCTGCTGCTGGGCGGTCGCGGCAAACATCTGTTCATGGTCGGCTTCGGGCTGGTTTGCACCGTCGCCATCGTGATGGTGCCGTACTGGCGTTATGCCCGCATCCTGAAATGGCTGACCCTGACGCTGTTTGCCTACGTGGCCGTGATCTTCACCATTACTGTGCCGTGGGGACAGATGCTGCACGGCACGGTATTGCCGCATCTCAAATGGGACAGCAAATACATCACCACTGTGGTGGCGATTCTGGGCACCACCATCAGCCCCTATCTGTTTTTCTGGCAGGCCTCGCAAGAGGTTGAGGAAATCCGCAAGGATCCGGAGCGCGAAGCATTGTTGCGGGCGCCCGAACAAGGCGCTGCCGCCAAGGCGCGCATTCACAGCGATACGCTGATAGGCATGGGTTTCTCCACACTGATTGCCTATTGCATCATGGTGTCCACGGCGGTCACGCTGAACATGCATGGCGTGACCGATATCAGCACCACCGCGCAAGCGGCACAGGCGCTCAAACCGATTGCCGGGCCATTTGCCTTTGCCCTGTTTGCCGCCGGGATCATCGGCACCGGCTTGCTGGGCGTACCGGTGTTGGCTGCATCGGCGGCATATGCCATTGCTGGTACGCTGCGCTGGAAAAACAGCCTGGAAGACCACGCCAGCAAAGCGCCGCGGTTTTATCTGGTGATTGCTCTGGCCATTGCCGTTGGCATTGCCATGAACCTGATCCATATCGACCCGATGAAAGCGCTGTTCTGGAGCGCCGTTATCAACGGCGTGGTGGCGGTGCCGATCATGATCATCCTGATGCTGATGTGCGCCAACGGCAAAGTCATGGGCCAGTTCGTGGTGACTGGCATTGTGCGAGTGCTGGGCTGGATTGCCACGCTGGTGATGGCGGTCGCGGTGGTGGCCATGTTTGTGCTGATGTGA
- a CDS encoding plasmid stabilization protein has translation MPRGDKSAYTDKQKRQARHIEEGYEARGVPEEEAESRAWATVNKVSGGGKKSGSGRGHAENHEPMHEGGRKGGAASAERTPEQRSASARKGAATRKRNAAARTHH, from the coding sequence ATGCCACGCGGAGATAAATCAGCTTATACCGACAAACAAAAGCGCCAGGCCCGACACATCGAAGAGGGCTACGAAGCACGCGGCGTACCAGAAGAAGAGGCCGAAAGCCGGGCCTGGGCCACCGTCAACAAGGTATCGGGTGGTGGCAAGAAGTCGGGCTCTGGCCGGGGCCACGCCGAAAATCATGAACCGATGCACGAAGGCGGTCGCAAAGGCGGCGCCGCCTCGGCAGAGCGCACGCCAGAACAGCGCTCTGCATCCGCCCGTAAAGGCGCCGCCACGCGCAAACGTAACGCCGCCGCTCGTACGCATCATTGA
- a CDS encoding SDR family oxidoreductase, translated as MNTSKNTQVALVTGASRGIGAAIAQRLAADGFAIAVNYASSSQEAEALVAQLQALGTKAIAVKADVANVAEVRAMFEITEQQLGKVDVLINNAGVLKTVPLANTSDALYDQTFDINVRGTFNTLREAAARLNDGGRIVNFSSTTLALNMPGYAIYNATKAAVEAFTHVFAKELRGRNITVNAVAPGPIATSLFLDGKTEEQIQTFAKMPPLQRLGQPDDIAAVVSFLVGADAGWVNGQILRANGGLA; from the coding sequence ATGAACACAAGCAAGAACACTCAAGTTGCCCTCGTTACCGGCGCATCTCGCGGCATTGGTGCGGCCATTGCCCAACGGCTGGCTGCCGACGGTTTTGCCATCGCGGTTAACTACGCGTCCAGCTCGCAAGAAGCCGAGGCGCTGGTGGCGCAATTGCAAGCGCTGGGAACCAAGGCTATCGCGGTAAAGGCGGATGTCGCCAACGTGGCCGAAGTGCGTGCCATGTTCGAGATCACCGAACAACAACTGGGCAAGGTAGATGTGCTGATCAACAACGCGGGCGTGCTCAAGACCGTGCCACTGGCGAACACCAGCGACGCGTTGTACGACCAGACTTTTGATATCAATGTGCGTGGCACCTTCAATACGCTGCGCGAAGCCGCCGCGCGGTTGAATGACGGCGGGCGCATTGTGAATTTCTCCAGCACCACGCTGGCGCTGAACATGCCGGGCTACGCCATCTACAACGCGACCAAAGCAGCGGTCGAAGCGTTCACCCATGTGTTCGCCAAAGAATTGCGGGGCCGCAATATCACCGTCAATGCCGTCGCGCCCGGCCCGATTGCCACGTCGCTATTTCTGGACGGCAAGACTGAAGAGCAGATCCAGACTTTCGCCAAAATGCCGCCGCTGCAACGTTTGGGCCAGCCCGACGACATCGCGGCCGTGGTGTCTTTCCTGGTCGGTGCCGATGCGGGCTGGGTCAACGGGCAGATTCTGCGCGCCAATGGCGGACTGGCCTGA
- a CDS encoding LysR family transcriptional regulator: protein MDRFQEMQVFVRIAERHSFSAAADDLQIPRATVTNLVKRLEQRLGARLLERTTRTVRMTHDGEAYYHRCLRLLADLEEAEGSFRDTAPKGLLRVNLQGTLARNFVVPALPLFLAQYPQIELQMGEDDRLVDLVREGVDCVLRAGTLQDSLMVGRRVGLMEQVTCASPAYLARFGEPADLAALATHQAVNYISSATGKAVPLEFMVNGQLVPVYLQGLVSVTGADLYAGSAVAGLGLVQVPRYRIRQELEDGQLKEILPAFAPPPMPVSVLYPQNRQLSSRVRVFVQWMAQLFEDAF, encoded by the coding sequence ATGGATCGCTTTCAGGAAATGCAGGTGTTTGTGCGGATTGCCGAGCGTCACAGCTTTAGTGCGGCGGCGGACGATTTGCAGATTCCACGTGCCACGGTCACCAATCTGGTTAAGCGGCTGGAACAACGCCTGGGCGCACGCTTGCTGGAACGCACCACCCGCACGGTACGCATGACGCACGACGGGGAGGCCTACTATCACCGTTGTTTACGCTTGCTGGCCGATCTGGAAGAAGCCGAGGGTTCTTTTCGTGATACCGCACCCAAAGGGTTATTGCGGGTGAACTTGCAAGGCACGCTGGCGCGCAATTTCGTGGTGCCGGCATTGCCCCTTTTTTTGGCGCAATACCCGCAGATTGAGTTGCAAATGGGGGAAGACGACCGCCTGGTCGACCTGGTGCGCGAAGGTGTCGATTGCGTGCTGCGTGCAGGCACTTTGCAAGATTCGCTGATGGTAGGACGCCGCGTTGGACTGATGGAGCAAGTCACCTGCGCCAGCCCGGCCTATCTGGCGCGCTTTGGTGAGCCTGCCGACCTTGCCGCGCTGGCAACCCACCAGGCAGTGAATTACATTTCCAGCGCCACCGGCAAAGCGGTGCCACTTGAATTTATGGTGAACGGGCAACTGGTGCCGGTTTATCTGCAGGGATTGGTATCGGTAACCGGGGCTGATTTGTATGCCGGGTCCGCTGTGGCAGGACTGGGCTTGGTGCAGGTGCCGCGTTACCGCATTCGCCAGGAACTGGAAGACGGGCAACTAAAAGAAATACTGCCCGCATTCGCGCCGCCACCCATGCCGGTGTCGGTGTTATATCCACAAAACCGCCAGTTATCGTCGCGCGTACGGGTATTTGTGCAATGGATGGCGCAACTGTTTGAAGATGCCTTTTGA
- a CDS encoding transporter substrate-binding domain-containing protein: protein MRLQSIFSRLVYPIVVGFLSFQSVAVLADTLDTIKSTGEVKVGYRESSQPVSYAVNDVPTGFVIDLCRDIVANSISPAIHKQVKIKFVPVTAQNRLGMLTDGKIDMECGSTTITEDRLKKVDFSVVDFVTSSRLVALSGAPVTLQALSGKTVALKSGSSHVELLSKMIGNVHVLYVNDAAQGVQAVVSKQAAAYLDDEILIQSAIHKAGLDRKNFGFSDPLSVEPYGIALRRGDTAFNVLVNAGIRSNFSHPEKAIASLDSYSSQMGSSVNNLTRDAIRWPAHSRQCSLIDKGDC from the coding sequence ATGCGCCTGCAGAGCATTTTTTCCCGACTCGTTTATCCGATTGTGGTCGGTTTTTTGAGTTTTCAATCAGTCGCTGTTTTGGCAGACACGCTAGATACCATCAAGTCCACCGGTGAAGTCAAAGTCGGTTACCGCGAATCATCCCAGCCGGTGTCTTATGCCGTGAATGATGTTCCCACCGGCTTCGTTATTGATCTGTGCCGCGATATCGTTGCCAATAGCATTTCTCCGGCCATTCACAAGCAGGTGAAGATCAAGTTCGTCCCTGTTACGGCGCAAAACCGCCTGGGCATGTTGACCGACGGCAAAATCGACATGGAATGCGGCTCTACCACCATTACCGAAGACCGCCTGAAGAAAGTCGATTTCTCGGTGGTGGATTTTGTGACCTCATCGCGCCTGGTCGCTTTGAGCGGCGCACCGGTGACCTTGCAAGCGTTGTCGGGCAAGACCGTGGCGCTGAAATCGGGCTCCAGTCACGTTGAATTGCTGTCCAAAATGATCGGCAATGTGCACGTGCTGTACGTCAACGATGCCGCCCAAGGTGTACAAGCGGTGGTGAGCAAGCAAGCCGCTGCCTATCTGGACGATGAAATCCTGATCCAGAGCGCCATTCACAAAGCCGGGCTGGATCGCAAAAACTTCGGCTTTAGCGACCCGTTGTCGGTGGAGCCGTATGGAATCGCCTTGCGTCGCGGCGATACCGCTTTCAACGTGCTGGTCAATGCCGGTATCCGCAGCAACTTTTCTCACCCGGAAAAAGCCATTGCTTCGCTGGATAGTTATTCGTCGCAGATGGGCAGCAGCGTGAACAATCTGACGCGTGATGCCATCCGCTGGCCCGCGCATTCACGCCAGTGCAGTTTGATCGACAAGGGCGATTGCTAA
- a CDS encoding SDR family oxidoreductase, giving the protein MQRFTAKTVLVTGGSSGIGLAAAQAFAAEGARVIITGRDEAALAKAKAAIGDQAEVIRADSGNSRAAAELAGEVSRLGVQLDAIFINAGSASFSPFDKVSEDLWDRTFNTNVKGPYFQIQALLPLLKQGASIVLNGSINAHIGMPDSSVYAASKAALISLAKTLSAELLPRGVRVNVISPGPIATPLYGKLGMDAETLQGVAEQIRNQVPLGRFGTPEELASTVLHLSAPESAFIVGTEIVVDGGMSQL; this is encoded by the coding sequence ATGCAACGCTTTACAGCAAAAACAGTTCTGGTTACCGGCGGCAGCAGCGGTATTGGTCTGGCCGCAGCGCAAGCCTTCGCCGCCGAAGGTGCCCGCGTCATTATCACCGGGCGCGATGAAGCGGCGCTGGCCAAGGCCAAGGCTGCCATTGGTGACCAGGCAGAAGTCATCCGGGCCGACTCCGGCAATTCCCGTGCCGCCGCTGAACTGGCCGGTGAAGTGAGTCGCCTGGGTGTGCAACTGGACGCCATCTTCATCAACGCCGGGTCGGCCTCGTTTTCGCCTTTTGACAAGGTCAGCGAAGATTTGTGGGATCGCACCTTCAACACCAACGTGAAAGGTCCGTACTTCCAGATTCAGGCACTGCTGCCGTTGCTGAAACAAGGCGCGTCCATTGTGCTCAACGGTTCGATCAACGCCCATATCGGCATGCCCGATTCCTCGGTCTACGCCGCCAGCAAAGCCGCGCTGATTTCGCTGGCCAAAACGCTATCCGCCGAGTTGTTGCCACGAGGCGTGCGCGTGAACGTGATTAGCCCCGGCCCGATTGCTACTCCGCTATATGGCAAGCTGGGCATGGATGCCGAAACCCTGCAAGGCGTGGCTGAGCAAATTCGCAATCAGGTGCCGCTAGGCCGTTTTGGTACGCCAGAAGAACTGGCCTCGACCGTGCTGCATCTGTCGGCGCCGGAGTCCGCCTTTATTGTCGGCACCGAAATTGTGGTGGATGGCGGTATGAGCCAGTTGTGA
- a CDS encoding carboxymuconolactone decarboxylase family protein, translated as MQARLDFYKANPAVIKAILGLEEHINKSSLDKPLAELVRLRASQINGCAFCVDMHVTDARKGGETERRLATVVTWRETPFFTDRERAALEWTEAVTLVSQDHVPGLVWELVKPHFSDEEIMDLTLLIAAINTWNRFAIAFRKLPA; from the coding sequence ATGCAAGCTCGTCTGGACTTCTACAAAGCCAATCCCGCAGTGATCAAAGCCATCCTCGGGCTGGAAGAACATATCAATAAATCCAGCCTGGACAAACCCTTGGCCGAGCTGGTGCGTCTACGCGCTTCTCAAATCAATGGCTGCGCGTTTTGCGTGGACATGCACGTGACCGATGCGCGCAAAGGCGGTGAAACCGAGCGTCGTCTTGCCACAGTGGTAACCTGGCGCGAAACGCCATTTTTCACCGATCGCGAACGCGCTGCGCTGGAGTGGACCGAAGCGGTGACGCTAGTGTCGCAAGACCACGTGCCAGGCTTGGTGTGGGAATTGGTCAAGCCGCATTTCAGCGACGAAGAAATCATGGATTTAACGTTGCTGATTGCAGCCATCAACACCTGGAACCGGTTTGCGATTGCGTTTCGCAAATTGCCGGCTTGA
- a CDS encoding GNAT family N-acetyltransferase codes for MTLTSSNVAAILEQAEASHLQQQVAALRELSGNAAMRAMPFAGGVAALTLPEFGRKLNHVTGLAMSAPVGVKELAHLETAYADLGLPVEIDLCPHADPTLLPLLAARGYHVNAFSNTYVMPLVHEANRPANNQEIDIITGSQLSDELFIEHCVAGFSVQAVSRPASLLQALARIAVMRQDTRLFAARISGQIVGTAGLSLLPTPAGTVAYLSIASTLPAARNRGVQAALLLARLQAAADAGCILASASARPTNSSARNAERAGFSLAYTKCTFSRSGQTPVN; via the coding sequence ATGACTCTAACCAGCTCCAATGTCGCCGCGATCCTCGAACAAGCCGAGGCCAGCCATTTACAGCAGCAAGTGGCCGCGTTGCGCGAGTTGTCCGGGAATGCGGCGATGCGGGCCATGCCCTTCGCGGGCGGCGTGGCGGCGCTGACGCTCCCCGAGTTTGGACGCAAGCTTAACCATGTGACAGGGCTGGCCATGAGCGCGCCGGTGGGCGTGAAAGAACTGGCGCATTTAGAAACCGCGTATGCCGATCTCGGGCTACCTGTGGAGATTGACTTGTGCCCTCATGCGGACCCAACGCTATTGCCGTTGCTGGCTGCGCGTGGATATCACGTCAATGCCTTTAGCAACACCTACGTCATGCCTTTGGTCCACGAGGCAAATCGCCCTGCCAATAACCAGGAAATAGACATCATCACCGGCTCTCAACTGAGCGATGAGTTGTTTATCGAACATTGTGTGGCGGGTTTCTCCGTGCAAGCCGTGAGCCGGCCTGCCAGTTTGCTGCAAGCGCTGGCCCGGATTGCGGTCATGCGCCAAGACACCAGATTGTTTGCCGCGCGCATCAGCGGGCAGATTGTCGGGACCGCAGGTTTAAGCCTGTTGCCGACTCCGGCCGGAACCGTAGCGTATTTGTCGATTGCCAGTACCTTGCCAGCCGCACGCAATCGCGGGGTGCAGGCGGCATTATTGCTGGCCCGTCTGCAAGCAGCGGCGGATGCCGGATGCATCCTGGCCAGTGCATCGGCGCGCCCGACTAATAGCAGCGCACGCAATGCAGAACGGGCGGGGTTTAGCCTGGCTTATACCAAATGCACCTTTAGCCGGAGCGGCCAGACCCCGGTCAATTAA